One window of the Flavobacteriaceae bacterium YJPT1-3 genome contains the following:
- a CDS encoding BlaI/MecI/CopY family transcriptional regulator, with product MALSTAEEQLMHYLWNQKEASLNELLEAYPEPKPAPTTVATLLKRMQDKNFVGFEKEGRSRIYFPKVKKTDYFSKQVNNLVKDFFNDSAAQFASFFTKESDLSETELKELRAIIDQQIKKKKS from the coding sequence ATGGCACTCAGCACCGCAGAAGAACAACTCATGCACTACCTCTGGAATCAGAAGGAAGCCTCCTTAAACGAACTTCTTGAGGCTTATCCGGAGCCCAAGCCTGCTCCCACAACGGTTGCCACCCTACTTAAACGTATGCAGGACAAAAATTTTGTCGGCTTTGAAAAAGAGGGCCGCTCCCGTATTTATTTTCCCAAAGTGAAGAAAACGGACTATTTCTCCAAGCAGGTCAATAACCTCGTTAAGGATTTCTTCAATGATTCTGCCGCTCAATTTGCTTCTTTTTTCACCAAAGAATCGGATCTCAGCGAAACGGAACTCAAAGAACTGCGAGCCATCATTGATCAACAAATCAAAAAGAAAAAATCATGA